CATGCATAGATGTGGATAATGTTTACACAGCAGCCTGAGGTAAGCTGGAAGAAATTGGAGGTGTCTATTGAGGCTTGGTGAAAAGAACTCATTACATTTCTTTGTATAATTATTGTAAGAAGAATAGACAGTAAAACATTAGAGCCATTAAATATCAAACATGCATAAAATCTACAATTAGTCTTTATGTTTTTTCCCAGAAACACATAAGATACCTTTGTGAACTGTAACAGCTAACCCTTAAGTGATGCTGATGCCAAAGCATGACGTCTCCTTTCATCCCTAGAGCAACCTATTAGCCTTATTTCCCAGATTAGGAAACAGGCACTCAAAGTAAGGAAATGATTTgctgaaggttacacagctgctAAGCGGCAGAGGGGAGGGGTGAACCCAGGTGTGTGGCCTCCCTATCTGCGCCCTGTACCACTGCGCCATCCTGCCATCTTTTGGAATAGCCACCGACGATTCTAGATAAGGACCCTTAAATGATGATCTTTGtacattcttcttttaaaaaatactttattctatttatttttcttttttgagacacattcttactttgttgcccagcctgccctacttcctgggctcaagcaatcctcctgcctcaacctcttgaatagctgggattacaggcatgtgccaccaacacccagctatttttttgtagagacggagtctcactgtgttgcctagtctggcctcaaacttccaggctcaagcagtcttcccgtctcagtctcccaaagtgttgggattataggcgtgagccaccacatccagcttggTCTCCATACATTCTTAAGAAAGGAAGGTGAGTGGCCAAGCTCCTTGGCCAGGCTTCAGCTGCATCTCTCTGACACACTCCTCCCGCGTCCTGGCTCTGACCTCTTGCCATTCCCCAGACTGTGCGCTTGTCTTCACTCTGTGACTCTGCATGTACTTTGTGCCCAGAGGTCATGTATTTCTGATGGATTTGGAAGTGGATTCCCATTTCCTTCAGTGTTTAAAACATAGTTCTATGTATATGTACAGTAGCATCTTCTGAGAGTTAATATACAGATAGGAACTACTTACTTGCTAAAGAAGGGTTGATGGACAGATAACAAGGGCAAGCCTCAAAGGACATGGGTTATTTGAAGGGTTTATTTATAAACAAGCTGGCTCATGAGTACGGTTTACTTTTAGGACTTCAAACTCCCTTCTGAACATGAGTCTTCACTTGTGGTCTCCTTGCTGATTTTTCTGAGTTCCTAGATTTGAtgcacaataaacatacacatcTTGAGTAGTGGGTGCTCCATAAACAGGGAGAGAATTTGAGAACATCCACATTGACCTAGTCTGTCCTGGAGGTGTCCCTTCCTTGGCAGTCAGCAGGTACTGGGTTAATGAGCACAGGCTGGTGATTCACCCTGCAGGAGACAGAGCGATGGTCACGTTTCAGACGAAGCAATTGAACAGTTAGTGCTGATGGAAAGGCTTGTGGTTAGAGTCGGCCCCAATTGGCACATATTTTTAATGGGCGCCAAAAGCTCCAGGGTGATCCCACAAAGATGTGGTCTTATATCATGTCTTCCTCCAAGCTGTTGAGTCTTCGCAGACGTGATCTCATCGCATAGCACAGCTGTGAAGTAGGCGGTGGTGGGAGTCTTATCTCCAGTCCCAGGTGAGGCCAGGAAGCACTTCCCTTCGGAACTGCCGCTGCCTTCTCTCTGCAACTCTTCCAGGTTGTAAACACTTGCCCTTTCTGGTAGTCCAGGCGCCACTTTAACAAACAGGTCTGTTCTTATTACCATTTTCCAATCTGTCACTTCATGTCCCTCCACTGCAATGTGGCCTGCCCATGTGGCGGCACCTCCCCAGGCCTTCCACTTCATGCTCCTCTGCAGCCCCTTCCCTGTCCCTGCCATCTTGCCATGCCCATGCCTGCATCGCTAAGAACACAGGCACAGTTTACAGCCATTCTGCTGGCGTATAGCCAGGACTGGAAAGCTGGATTCAGTATTAGACCATCATATATGGACAATAAGTGCTTAATTTGTTCTAGGCACTGTGTTAAGTGGGCAGATGCAACCATGAGTAACATGGTTTCAGGCTCTGCCAGGTTCTTCTTGTCCTAAGGGAACCACAGACACACAGCTGAGTGTGATTCAGATCATGGGCACCACAATGCCCTGTCCAGAGGTGGGGGACACTCAGTGCTGCGTCTCTCTCTGCAGAGTGGCTCTGTGACCATGGCCAGGCTTTCTGCTGCAGAGCAGCCCTGCACAGCCTCCTCCACTGTCTGGGGTCTTTCTGAATCTccacccctttcttttttttttttttgagttggagtcacactttgtcaccaggctggagtgcagtggtgtgatctcggctcactgcagcctccacctcccaggtttcaagcaattcacctgcctcagcctcccgagtagctggaactacaggcacgcaccaccacatccagctaatttttgtatttttagtagagacgggatttcaccatgttggccaggatggtctcgatctcttgacctcttgatccacctgcctctgcctcccaaagtgctgggattacaggtgtgagccaccacgcccagccatctcCACCCCTTTCTTCTCTGCTGTCTGGGTAACTGTGGACTCCTTTCCGGACCCCGTTCTACATTTTCAGTTTCCTCCTGCCTGGTTGCCCTCCTCGTTGACCTTCAGAGTGCTCAGCCTTCCCTTCTCCTGCCGAAGCCCTTTTTATGGCCTTTGCCTGTTTTGCCCTTGTCCCAGAGCCAGCCTCAATGGTGTTCTTTTCTCTCTGCTCACCCTCCCTGTTTGCCTACAGCTCTGCAGAGCTGTCCTGAAAGGTGAAGGGGGCACCTTCATCAGAGCCTCactgccccgccccgccccactgGGCTGCATCTCTTCTGCACCCTCCTGCCTATTCTGTCTCCTCCATCTGAGTGCCTCCACctctgcacccacagctgcccccaGCCTGACCTGCTGATGCTGTATGTCCCAGTTTGAAAGCTTCCTCGAATGCCTGCAGACAGGAGCAAAACCCCGGAGAGCCTGGCCCCCATCTGTGGGTCTATCCCCCCATCTCTGCCTACCCTTGCGTGCTGCTGCCATGGGCCCATCTTTCCCCAGGCTTCTGCTCTGGCTGTCCCATCTGCCAGGAATGCCTTTTCTCTCCCAGGGCTCTCCACCTGCCCAAAGTCTGGAACAGCTAGCCATGCCACCACCTCATCTTTTGGGTGGAAGGAGGCTTTCTCCTGTGGCCCTCTCCCATTTTACCTGCCCTCTCCCGTGGTGGCTACCAGTCTCTGTGTTCTTTCCACAAGCAGTTTGAGGGGCCTGTCCTTGGGCCGGTGTGGCTCCATGGGCTCCTGTtgtgtctcttttctttattgtaCGAGTCAGATCTCTAAGGGCCAGTCCTCTGCTGCTATAGCCAGCACGGGGCATTGTAAACAGTAGGCGTGTAATATATGACTCTTCGGCAGCTGCACCCTCTCCCTGGGGACAGGTTTCCTAGTCCCAAAGTTAGCCTGGAGGTGAGCTGAGGTTAAAGCCAGGTTCCCTGACTCCCACAATTCTTCCCCTTAAACGTTTCTAGGTTTAGGTTCATCCTGAACTCACCAGTCCAACCACAGAAGTTTTCTGAGGAGAAGCAGAATTTAAGTCTCAGGCCCATCATCAAAATTCCCGTATGTCCTTGACATAAGGCCAAATAGTCTATGGTGTGGCTTGTGCTAGGCTTTTGCCATCAGGCACCAGCAGGGCACACAGCCACCGGCACTCATTCTGAGGGTCTCCTGCAGCATAGCGCAGGTTCTCAGCAGTACAGAGGCGAAGTGTCCCAGCACAGTCCAGCACAGAGTGGGGATGGGAGTCTTTGGTGGCTTTTAGGATGACATGCACTTACCTCTCCCTTACTTCCCTCCCAGGAGATGGCTGGCCGAGCTCTCAAGCAGACCGGCAGCAGGAGCATCGAGGCCGCCCTGGAGTACATCAGCAAGATGGGCTACCTGGACCCGAGGAATGAGCAGATCGTGCGGGTCATTAAGCAGACCTCCCCAGGTGAGCTCAGGCCTGCAGCATGGTGGGCAAAGATGGTTTGTGGCTTAAGGACACAAAACCATGTGCAGAGGAGTCCaacctggcctggcctggccagaGCCAGTCTCCTGGCACATTGCCTTGTTCAGTTAACAGGCAAGCTGAGCCTGCCCTGCCCTGACAGAGTCAGGCCCTGGCGGGAGCAGCCCCAAGTGGTAGACCATGGGACACACCTGGCGCTTGCCCCATCCAGCCTTGTCTGAAATTACCTTAGTACTTCCTACCTAGGAGAAAGTGTGTGCTTGTTTTATGAAAGATCAAAAAAGTCAGCAAAGTGGGTGTAAAAATggtcttttcactttctcttgGGCCTGTGGAGGGATCTTTGACAAGGGTGGCTTCTTTCCTCAATTCTAAAACACACCTCTCTCACATCGTAGCCTCTGAGAGCGCGGGTTCAATGGCAGGCAGTGTGGGCAGAGCACTGGGCCCCCCTTAGCATCCCCTGTGAAAGGCCTGAGGCACCGCACCAAATCCTTGCCTTTTACTGGCTATGGATGAATGTTACTTTCCCAAGATGGAGCAAGCACATGGGCCCTGTGATTGGTACCTGAGGCCCCTGGGGTGTGATAAAGGattcatggccaggcgcagtggctcaagcctgtaatcccaacattgtCTGGCctggtgttgttttgttttgttttgtttgttttgtataatcccaactctttgggaggctgaggccagaggatggaggcaggagttggagaccaggctgggcaacagagggtgacctcgtctgtatttaaaaaaaaaaaaaaaaaaattcctagtaATTAGCAAGAGTTTTCCCTATTTTGTGGAAGACCTTGGATAAAACCTACTTCATGTGGTGGGTGAGAAAAATCTCACCTTTGTAAGTTATATCTCCCTTGTTAAAAGGacacacatttttgttttcttcttaagagAAGGAACTTCCTTAAATAGCCCCCAGCTGGCCATCCATGTcagaattcttccagttttgagGCCTTAGAGCATAGCTCAAAGGGAAGGCCAGGCCCATGTTCCGTGCTGATTTCCCTCTGCACTTGCCTTTGGTGTGTCTATTCGCTGACGTCTTCTGGGCCCAGGGAAAACAAAGCCTTGGTGTGCCTGTGACCTTTGCTCAGTGCCAGGCTGTCAGGGCCTTCACTCTGCCAGGTATCGGGGTGGTCTTCCTGTGGGCAAGGCACAGCCTTTCTACCCTTCAGCACCCTCTGCTAAGTCGAGCCAAGTGGAGCAGTTGGCCTAAAGAAATGAAAGGAGCCTTTGACCTTCCTTCCGGTGTCTGTTTCAGATGAAATGTTGAAAATGGAGGTCAGGATTAAGGTAGCAGCAGATGAAATCTGGATATTTGTAGAGGggttttgtgtggtttttattattgtgtatatattgctttgttttaatatagacaaaaaaactagaaaatcttttaatttggaaaagaggTGAAAGAGAAGTGGAGCAGCTGCTGCACAGTGGATACAGTTCTGCCCTTTCTGTGAGGGAGCAGCGCTTTGGGAACCATGCGGTGGTAAACTCAGCCTCCCACAATTTGGGCATGAAAGGGTTTTGAAAACAAAGCTGGCTATGCAGACGGATCCCTAGCCTGACAGGAGAGTGACCCCAGTGCGGTCCCCAGGGGGCAAGGATGCACCTCAGGATGTGGACGCGGTCTTCTCTTCTGCCCTTGGCCCTCCCATGTGCCCTCCAGCTTGTCTCCACTCTGCTAACACATTAGGGCAACTGGTCTTGCTGGCAGGGCAGAGAGGAGTCCACTGACCCTGTGCTAGGCAGAATGCAGCACGTCAGGGCCCAGGGTTCAAGACCCTTAGCCCCGAGGGCAGCGCTAGAGTGGGGACCAGCCTGAAAGTGCCAGAACCCACTGATCACACCCACTCTGATGCTGTCTTCCTGTTTTTTCCACTGCAGGAAAGGGGCTCATGCCAACCCCAGTGACGCGGAGGCCCAGCTTCGAAGGAACCGGCGATTCGTTCGCGTCCTACCACCAGCTGAGCGGTGCCCCCTATGAGGGCCCAAGCTTCGGCGCCGACGGCCCCACGGCGCTAGAGGAGATGCCGCGGCCATACGTGGACTACCTCTTCCCCGGAGTCGGCCCCCACGGGCCCGGCCACCAGCACCAGCACCCACCCAAGGGCTACGGTGCCAGCGTAGAGGCAGCAGGGGCACACTTCCCGCTGCAGGGCGCGCACTATGGCCGGCCACACCTGCTGGTGCCTGGGGAACCCCTGGGCTACGGAGTGCAGCGCAGCCCCTCCTTCCAGAGCAAGACGCCACCGGAGACCGGGGGCTACGCCAGCCTGCCCGCAAAGGGCCAGGGAGGACCGCCAGGTGCCGGCCTCGCTTTCCCACCACCTGCCGCCGGGCTCTACGTGCCGCACCCGCACCACAAGCAGGCCGGCCCCACGGCCCACCAGCTGCATGTGCTGGGCTCCCGCAGCCAGGTGTTCGCCAGCGACAGCCCCCCGCAGAGCCTGCTCACTCCCTCGCGGAACAGCCTCAACGTGGACCTGTATGAATTGAGCAGCACCTCCGTCCAGCAGTGGCCGGCTGCCACCCTGGCCCGCCGGGACTCCCTGCAGAAGCCGGGCCTGGAGGCGCCGCCGCGCGCACACGTGGCCTTCCGGCCTGACTGCCCAGTGCCCAGCAGGACCAACTCCTTCAACAGCCACCAGCCGCGGCCGGGTGCGCCCGGCAAGGCCGAGCCCTCCCTACCCGCCCCCAACACCGTGACAGCTGTCACGGCCGCGCACATCCTGCACCCGGTGAAGAGCGTGCGTGTGCTGAGGCCGGAGCCGCAGACGGCTGTGGGGCCCTCGCACCCCGCCTGGGTGCCCGCGCCTGCCCCGGCCCCCGCCCCGGCCGCGGAGGGCCTGGACGCCAAGGAGGAGCATGCCCTGGCGCTGGGCGGCGCAGGCGCCTACCCGCTGGACGTGGAGTACGGAGGCCCAGACCGGAGGTGCCCGCCTCCGCCCTACCCGAAGCACCTGCTGCTGCGCAGCAAGTCCGAGCAGTACGACCTGGACAGCCTGTGCGCGGGCATGGAGCAGAGCCTCCGTGCGGGCCCCAGCGATCCCGAGGGCGGCGACAAGAGCCGTAAAAGCGCCAAGGGGGACAAAGGCGGAAAGGATAAAAAGCAGATTCAGACCTCTCCCGTTCCCGTCCGCAAAAACAGCAGAGACGAAGAGAAGAGAGAGTCACGCATCAAGAGCTACTCGCCATACGCCTTTAAGTTCTTCATGGAGCAGCATGTGGAGAATGTCATCAAAACCTACCAGCAGAAGGTTAACCGGAGGCTGCAGCTGGAGCAAGAAATGGCCAAAGTAATTTCCCACTTCGTTTTTACTATTTGTTCCCGGCTCTTCCCTCTACTGGCGATAGGAAGCACGCACAATCCCTTTTCTGATCAACATGGCTAACGGGCAACAGTCTGGTTCTGGGGCCAACAACTTGGAGAAGTTGCAAATGGTGTgacctccctttctcctttccccttgACTCTTCTGAAGAATCAGAGATAGCTGTGCATAATGTAGCCAGCGTAATGTAGGTAATCTACAATTTACATTGTAGGTAAATTAGCaaattaagttttagggtatgtcCTCGCTTAACAAAATTCATCATGgattaaaaatagaacatttgAATGAGTAGAAACAAAGTTTAAGATTTTGTAAATTGATATTGTGGGattttggaagaaaaatgtaTCTAGTAGTGATTCCATTTATTCTTTTAAGTGTTTAATTAGTAACTAATGATTTAAGTATACCTTAGTTGACACTGAAGTGCTGAAGAAGGTAATTATTgatgaaattatttaaattaaaatgtaacagATTTAAATCACACAAAGCCAGTAATTCCAAAGCCTAAAAACCAGATTTGTGTTCTTTTCAGTGTCCcatattcactgatttttttaaagatacacttttcatttgtgtttatttttttatttttattttttattttttaatttttttttgagacggagtcttgctcttgtcacccaggctggagtgcaatggcgcgatcttggctcgctacaacctccgtctcctgggttcaagcgattctcctgcctcagcgttccgagtagttgagattacaggtgcctaccaccatgcccggccattttttttatttttggtagagatgggatttcgccatgttggtcagactggtctcgaactcttgaccgcaggtgatttgcccacctcggcctctcaaagtgctggaattacactcatgagccaccacgcccagccgtttattttttatttatacatagtatttgtatatttgtgggaaacgtgatattttgttacatgcataggatatgtaatgatcaagtcaaggTATTTAGAGTATCCATTGCCTGgtgtatttatcatttctgtgttggaaacatttcaagtcctctcttctagttattttgaagtaCTGAATACATTTTTACTAACCATAGTCATGCTAGttagagtttgttccttctatcCAGCTGTATGTTTGCACCAATTAACCTCTCATCTccccttaacacacacacaccctttcccACCTCTGGTAACTAACATTCTGCTCTCTACCTCTATGAGATCAattattttagctcccacatatcagtaaCAATGTGTGGTGTTCTTACTgaactttctgtttctggcttatttcacttaacataatgacctccagttccattcatgttgctccaaatgacaggatttcattcttttttatggctgaatagtatcccGTGGtgtagaccacattttctttatcccttcatcagttgatggacacttaagttgattccatatttttactgttgtgaatagtgctgcaataaacatggggtgcaggtatccctttgatatactgatatcctttcctttagataaatacccaatagtgggattggtagattgtatggtagttctatttttagtttcttttttttttcctttttgataatagtcattctaactggggagagattatatttcattgtggttttcatttgcatttccctgatgtttAACGAGCATCTTTCCATGCACCTCttagccatttgtgtatcttcttttgacaagtgtctattcaggtcattagctcacttttttttctttttgagacagagtttcgctcttgttgcccaggctggagtgcaatggcacgatctcagctcaccacaacctccgcctcctgggttcaagtgattctcctgcctcagcctaccgagcagctgagattacaggcgtgcgccaccatgcccagctagttttatgttttcagtagagacagggtttcactatgttggtcaggctggtctcaaactcccgacctcagataatccacctgtctcagcctcccaaagtgctgggattacaggtgtgagccaccgcgcctggcctgattattattattattattttaattaagacagagtcttgctctatcgcccaggctggagtgcagtggtgaaatctcggctcactgcaacctctgccttctggattcaagctattctcctgcctcagcctcctgagagctgggactacaggtgtgcaacaccatgctcagctaatttttgtatttttagtagagacagggtttcaccatgttagtcaggctggtctcaaactcctgacctcaagtaatctgcctgcctcagcctcccaaagtgctgggattacaggcgtgagccaccgtgcctggccttttggctcactttttaatgggattatttgatattttttttgctgttgagttgtttgagttccttgtatattctgaataatagtcttttgtcagatgaatagtttgtgaatattttctcctgttcaaCACAGGTATCCTCtttactctgttgtttcctttgctctgcagaagctttttagcttaatgtagtcccatttgtctaatttgggggttttttgcctgtgcttttgagatttTAGCCATAAAAATCTTTGCTCAAACCAATGTCCTAGAGTATATTTTCATAGCCTCTGTTCTTATTTCTAGGTCTTTAATCTGTTTTAAGTTGACATTCCTGTATGGTGAGAGattggggtctagtttcattcttctgcatatggatatctagttttcctagCATGTCTCTTTTTCAATGTACGTTCTTGGCACCGTTGTCAAAAATCAGGTGGCTGTAAATACGtggacttatttctgggttctctattctgttccattggtctataccaATACCATGCAGTTTCGGTTACTCTAggcttgtaatatattttgaagtcaggtaacaactttgttctttttgcctaggattgcTTTGAGTATTTGGGCTCCCTGTGAACTTTAGTATTGTTTTTTCTAGTAatgtgaaaaatatcattggtattttgatagggattgcatttaattggtagattactttgggtagcatggtcattttaacaatattaaatctttctGCCGGTGAACATGGGATCTCTTTTTATTTGTTcgtgtcctcttcagtttctttcttcagtgttttgtagttttctttgtagagctctttcactttggttaaatttactcctagattttttttatagctgttgtaaatggcattcattattggtgtacagaaatcCAGGTATCCatatgcaggagaatgaaactagaccctatCTCTCACCGTATGCAAGTCTATCTAATgtatgctactgatttttgtatgctgatcaTTGACTTTTCTTCCTGCTTTCCCATTTTCCCTGAGTTACTGAAAGATTAGATGGCTCTTGGAGTTCTAGGAATGCTGTGGTCCCCTTTTCCACAGATTTTTGTTAATAGAAGTTTCCCTTAGTTTTTAGAGCCAAAAGTCTCCTAGAGAAAGAACTCTCTTTTTTGTCTTAACTTTTCATTCCAGATTCATGTCTATATATggatataaaaaaacaaaactggccgggcacagtggctcacgcctgtaatccctgcactttgagaggccaaggcaggcagatcacctggggtcaggagttcgagaccagcctggccaacatgatgaaaccctgtctctactaaaaatacaaaaattagccaggcatggtggcgggcacatgtagtcccagctactcgggaggctgagacaggagaatcactggaacccgggaggcgaaggctgcagtgagctgagattgtgccactgcactccagcctaggcgacagagtgagactcttccagcctaggcgacagagtgagactctgtctcaaaaacaaaacaaaacaaaaccaattgTTACCTTGCTTTGTAGTATATGAGACCCATTCTTCTCTGTTCTCCTTTCTGTAAAACGAGCTGGGTTCCTCTCAGTTCCAGGGCATCCCCATCCCAGTCATTTGTTGTCGTGGGATTTCTCTAATGtgattcttcctccttcctttccttctacaCAGGCTGGACTCTGTGAAGCTGAGCAGGAGCAGATGCGGAAGATCCTCTACCAGAAAGAGTCTAATTACAACAGGTTAAAGAGGGCCAAGATGGACAAGTCTATGTTTGTCAAAATCAAAACCCTGGGGATCGGTGCCTTTGGAGAAGTGTGCCTTGCTTGTAAGGTGGACACTCACGCCCTGTACGCCATGAAGACGCTAAGGAAAAAGGATGTCCTGAACCGGAATCAGGTGGCCCACGTCAAGGCCGAGAGGGACATCCTGGCCGAGGCAGACAATGAGTGGGTGGTCAAACTCTACTACTCCTTCCAAGACAAAGACAGCCTGTACTTTGTGATGGACTACATCCCTGGTGGGGACATGATGAGCCTGCTGATCCGGATGGAGGTCTTCCCCGAGCACCTGGCCCGGTTCTACATCGCAGAGCTGACTTTGGCCATTGAGAGTGTCCACAAGATGGGCTTCATCCACCGAGACATCAAGCCTGATAACATTTTGATAGATCTGGATGGTCACATTAAACTCACAGATTTCGGCCTCTGCACTGGGTTCAGGTGGACTCACAATTCCAAATATTACCAGAAAGGTATTGTCTTAAGTGTGCCACATGCACTTTCTATGTGTAGATGTCACTAACCCCATTGCAAGCAACTAAATTTCCCATCCTAGTGGCTCctaatcattttgaaatttttgtctgTCActccattattttataaattggtgTGACATCCTTCCCTTCCAAAAGGAATAGTATGATACacgcatttttttttaagttagtggatttcaggtttactttttttttttttgagacagaatttcgctcttgttgcccaggctggagtgcaatggcgtgatctcagctcaccgcaacctctgcctcccaggtacaagtgattctcctgcctccagcctcccgagtagctgggattacagtcacgtgccatcacctctggctaattttgtatttttagtagagacagggtttctccg
The Symphalangus syndactylus isolate Jambi chromosome 15, NHGRI_mSymSyn1-v2.1_pri, whole genome shotgun sequence DNA segment above includes these coding regions:
- the LATS2 gene encoding serine/threonine-protein kinase LATS2; translated protein: MRPKTFPATTYSGNSRQRLQEIREGLKQPSKSSAQGLPAGPNSDTSLDAKVLGSKDATRQQQQMRATPKFGPYQKALREIRYSLLPFANESGTSAAAEVNRQMLQELVNAGCDQEMAGRALKQTGSRSIEAALEYISKMGYLDPRNEQIVRVIKQTSPGKGLMPTPVTRRPSFEGTGDSFASYHQLSGAPYEGPSFGADGPTALEEMPRPYVDYLFPGVGPHGPGHQHQHPPKGYGASVEAAGAHFPLQGAHYGRPHLLVPGEPLGYGVQRSPSFQSKTPPETGGYASLPAKGQGGPPGAGLAFPPPAAGLYVPHPHHKQAGPTAHQLHVLGSRSQVFASDSPPQSLLTPSRNSLNVDLYELSSTSVQQWPAATLARRDSLQKPGLEAPPRAHVAFRPDCPVPSRTNSFNSHQPRPGAPGKAEPSLPAPNTVTAVTAAHILHPVKSVRVLRPEPQTAVGPSHPAWVPAPAPAPAPAAEGLDAKEEHALALGGAGAYPLDVEYGGPDRRCPPPPYPKHLLLRSKSEQYDLDSLCAGMEQSLRAGPSDPEGGDKSRKSAKGDKGGKDKKQIQTSPVPVRKNSRDEEKRESRIKSYSPYAFKFFMEQHVENVIKTYQQKVNRRLQLEQEMAKAGLCEAEQEQMRKILYQKESNYNRLKRAKMDKSMFVKIKTLGIGAFGEVCLACKVDTHALYAMKTLRKKDVLNRNQVAHVKAERDILAEADNEWVVKLYYSFQDKDSLYFVMDYIPGGDMMSLLIRMEVFPEHLARFYIAELTLAIESVHKMGFIHRDIKPDNILIDLDGHIKLTDFGLCTGFRWTHNSKYYQKGSHVRQDSMEPSDLWDDVSNCRCGDRLKTLEQRARKQHQRCLAHSLVGTPNYIAPEVLLRKGYTQLCDWWSVGVILFEMLVGQPPFLAPTPTETQLKVINWENTLHIPAQVKLSPEARDLITKLCCSADHRLGRNGADDLKAHPFFSTIDFSSDIRKQPAPYVPTISHPMDTSNFDPVDEESPWNDASEGSAKAWDTLTSPSNKHPEHAFYEFTFRRFFDDNGYPFRCPKPSGAEASQAENSDLETSDLVDQTEGCQPVYV